The following are encoded together in the Capsulimonas corticalis genome:
- a CDS encoding PP2C family protein-serine/threonine phosphatase, translating into MLALRRDLRHNVKGKCSPVTNDPYATTFRGQTSSSKSIPLPAEDRLRLIEANVRDCAIIIMDINGAIVNWNLGAECIMGWSEEEVLGLYAEIYFTTEDRLQRVCARGLARAALKAECEDNRWHVRKDGSRFWGSGTIHSLRERDGRLRGFVEIMHDTSEHKRAETELAAALGRERRNAEILQRSILLGNPRRIHAGLELTAQYEPASADLLVGGDFFDMFPLSDGRVAIVLGDVVGKGLEAAVHTTQIKFALRAFMREHAKPEVAVKCLNEFLCESERLDAERGASEDRLTRFAVLSTAVIDPVTGETSFAGGGAEPPIILTRSGKSQQIDLGGMPLGVIPETDYEATKVHLSGGDLIVLATDGLTESRRGNNFLGSDGLTRLAQDALSLGAVDHIAQAVLEGARAYGGAFRDDVCLLIARLS; encoded by the coding sequence GTGCTGGCGTTGCGCCGAGATTTACGACACAACGTGAAAGGCAAGTGTTCCCCCGTGACAAATGACCCTTACGCCACAACCTTTCGCGGACAAACCAGTTCCAGCAAATCAATCCCGTTGCCTGCCGAGGATCGCCTACGCTTGATCGAAGCGAATGTGCGTGACTGTGCGATCATCATCATGGACATCAATGGCGCGATTGTGAATTGGAACTTAGGCGCCGAGTGCATTATGGGATGGTCGGAGGAGGAAGTTTTGGGCCTTTACGCCGAAATCTATTTCACGACCGAAGATAGACTTCAACGTGTCTGCGCTCGTGGTTTGGCTCGGGCCGCACTGAAAGCGGAGTGTGAGGATAACCGCTGGCACGTCCGAAAGGATGGTTCACGGTTTTGGGGAAGTGGAACCATTCACTCCCTCCGCGAGCGCGACGGAAGGCTGCGTGGATTCGTCGAGATCATGCATGACACTTCGGAGCACAAGCGGGCGGAGACGGAGCTTGCGGCAGCGCTGGGAAGAGAACGGCGCAACGCCGAGATACTTCAGCGGTCGATCTTGCTGGGCAACCCTCGTCGAATCCATGCGGGGCTGGAGCTGACTGCTCAGTATGAGCCAGCCTCAGCCGATCTGCTGGTGGGAGGCGACTTCTTCGATATGTTCCCGCTCTCCGATGGGCGTGTTGCCATTGTGCTGGGAGATGTGGTGGGCAAGGGTCTCGAAGCGGCGGTGCATACGACCCAGATCAAGTTCGCGCTGCGGGCCTTTATGAGAGAACATGCAAAGCCCGAAGTCGCCGTGAAGTGCCTGAATGAGTTTCTGTGTGAATCCGAGCGCCTGGATGCGGAGCGCGGCGCGTCGGAAGATCGTTTGACCCGTTTCGCGGTTCTCTCTACAGCAGTGATCGATCCCGTTACGGGGGAAACAAGCTTCGCGGGTGGGGGGGCTGAGCCGCCCATTATCTTGACGAGAAGTGGGAAATCGCAGCAGATCGATCTTGGCGGTATGCCACTCGGAGTTATCCCCGAGACGGATTACGAAGCGACGAAAGTGCATCTCAGCGGTGGAGATTTGATCGTGCTGGCGACGGATGGCCTCACGGAATCCAGGCGGGGAAACAATTTCCTTGGCAGCGATGGTCTGACGCGGCTTGCTCAGGATGCGCTGTCGCTTGGCGCGGTGGATCACATCGCCCAGGCCGTTTTGGAAGGCGCGCGTGCATACGGCGGCGCGTTCCGTGATGATGTTTGTTTGCTGATTGCACGATTGTCTTAG
- a CDS encoding chemotaxis protein CheB: MTLNSKAIIEYGCSKVIVGQRYNGSTPLQVVAIGASAGGLQAIKNILSALPPDFPAAIIILQHASPNHKSLLAEILNHMTSLFVKEAEDNDQLAGGTVYVAPPGKHILISPYGAVSFSNSPKVHFVRPSLDVLFHSLAISLGDCVIGVVLTGGDGDGAEGIRAIKSRGGTTIAQNEESSEFPSMPRAAARTGDVDYVLPLSLIAPKLASICARTIASVEPE, encoded by the coding sequence ATGACCCTCAATAGCAAAGCGATAATTGAATATGGATGTAGCAAAGTGATTGTTGGACAAAGATATAACGGCTCAACTCCGTTGCAAGTCGTCGCCATCGGAGCATCCGCAGGCGGATTACAGGCAATCAAGAACATCTTATCCGCCTTGCCGCCTGACTTTCCCGCTGCCATCATTATTCTTCAGCACGCAAGTCCCAATCACAAAAGTTTACTGGCAGAAATTCTGAACCACATGACTTCTCTGTTTGTGAAGGAAGCAGAAGACAATGACCAGCTTGCAGGGGGCACGGTTTATGTCGCACCGCCAGGCAAGCATATCCTAATATCACCTTACGGAGCAGTATCCTTTTCAAACTCACCAAAGGTGCACTTCGTACGTCCATCCTTGGACGTACTATTTCACAGTCTAGCCATTAGTCTTGGGGATTGTGTCATTGGAGTAGTGCTCACAGGAGGCGATGGAGACGGAGCAGAAGGCATACGGGCTATCAAATCTCGAGGGGGAACCACGATTGCTCAGAATGAAGAAAGCAGTGAGTTCCCGAGCATGCCCCGTGCCGCAGCACGCACGGGTGATGTCGATTATGTCCTGCCGCTTTCGCTCATTGCTCCCAAACTGGCGTCGATTTGCGCACGGACGATTGCCAGCGTCGAGCCGGAGTGA
- a CDS encoding GAF domain-containing protein, with translation MDEINYHDPSGGEISRERLLLIANNTPLLVAYVGADGRYQFNNDTYSKWFGVHALDLRGKEVKEVIGDEAYHAIRHHLESALAGNIVTYDMPMQYARAGRRFVRTTLVPEKGVSGVVLGFMLFVSDDTTLYDAQTQITSAYERLLLTSSIGRTVRSSADPQEIMTTTTAALGQAMGADRCYYVTYDQHSDHSVVGPEWSREGISSIAGVHRMSDYGPNRRADYLAGQTDIIEDAFLLADSAVARKLGVRAAVRAPIQQDGRTTALVVAMATEPRRWTEQEITLVETIVSQTRGAMEVALARQRERNTLREVLAAVTGGKFNLVFDRSELPAEQGKDLGRKLKLTPTDGLRDLRHLVRQAAYHAGYSDERQNDLLTVASEAGMNAIVHAGEGVARVRLTESGMTQIWIEDQGKGIATADLPRAALARGYSTQGTLGHGIKMMLDTCDRMHLLTGSRGTIVVLEQDATPPSPSWLNDLTG, from the coding sequence ATGGACGAGATTAACTACCACGACCCCTCCGGCGGCGAAATCTCCAGGGAGCGCTTGCTCCTCATCGCAAACAATACTCCGCTCCTGGTAGCGTACGTCGGGGCGGACGGCCGCTATCAGTTCAACAATGACACATACAGTAAGTGGTTCGGCGTTCATGCGCTCGATCTTCGCGGCAAGGAAGTCAAGGAAGTCATTGGGGATGAGGCATACCACGCGATCCGCCACCATTTAGAATCCGCCCTCGCCGGGAACATCGTGACTTATGACATGCCGATGCAGTACGCCAGGGCAGGTCGCCGCTTCGTACGCACCACACTGGTGCCTGAAAAAGGTGTCTCAGGAGTCGTGCTCGGATTCATGCTCTTCGTGAGCGACGACACAACGCTCTACGATGCACAGACGCAAATCACATCGGCGTACGAACGACTCCTGCTCACAAGCAGTATCGGACGAACTGTCCGAAGCTCCGCCGATCCGCAAGAGATCATGACAACCACAACGGCGGCGTTGGGGCAAGCGATGGGGGCAGATCGGTGTTACTACGTTACCTACGATCAACACAGCGATCACAGCGTCGTTGGCCCTGAGTGGAGCCGCGAAGGGATCTCTTCAATTGCGGGCGTCCACCGCATGTCCGACTACGGACCCAATCGTAGAGCGGACTATCTCGCAGGTCAAACTGACATCATTGAGGACGCGTTTTTGCTTGCCGATAGCGCTGTCGCTAGGAAGCTTGGCGTCCGGGCGGCGGTGCGGGCGCCGATTCAGCAGGATGGCCGAACCACGGCCCTGGTGGTGGCCATGGCGACTGAGCCGCGACGGTGGACCGAGCAGGAAATTACGCTGGTTGAGACGATCGTTTCGCAGACGCGAGGAGCGATGGAAGTGGCGCTTGCGCGCCAGCGGGAGAGAAATACACTCCGTGAAGTGCTAGCAGCCGTGACGGGCGGGAAGTTTAATCTGGTCTTCGATCGCTCCGAATTGCCTGCGGAACAAGGGAAAGACTTAGGAAGGAAGCTGAAGCTGACACCGACGGATGGCCTTCGCGATTTGCGGCATCTTGTACGACAGGCGGCGTATCACGCAGGATATTCCGACGAGCGGCAAAACGATTTGTTGACCGTAGCGAGCGAAGCAGGCATGAACGCCATCGTTCACGCAGGCGAAGGAGTAGCTCGCGTTCGACTGACAGAGAGTGGGATGACTCAGATATGGATCGAAGATCAGGGAAAAGGAATCGCGACGGCGGACTTGCCGAGGGCGGCCCTAGCTCGCGGCTATAGCACTCAAGGCACACTCGGGCACGGGATCAAAATGATGCTCGACACCTGTGACCGTATGCACCTTCTTACTGGCTCCCGTGGAACGATTGTTGTCCTTGAGCAAGACGCCACCCCACCCTCCCCGTCGTGGCTAAACGATCTCACGGGGTAA
- a CDS encoding PP2C family protein-serine/threonine phosphatase, whose amino-acid sequence MKRADLLRQDAVAYIHNMGDTIRNALLVLDTDLRVLAANALFYDTFRIEANEIKDQLFAELSNGQWDIPELLALLADVAPKMLTFDDFEVTRDFLQIGNRVMRINARELIGRDSHAALIVLSIDDVTDQKRATQSLIVSELRYRRLFETARDGILILSSKHGKITDANPYMTELLGYSQGELLGKELWEIGLMKDEWASRDAFQLLKEKGYIRYEDLPLESEGANKREVEFVSNLYQEGDNIVIQCNIRDITERKQLEAKLAAAHRRDKKIATDLQRTILFQPNEDAFPGLTVHTVYSTASDEALVGGDFWDTFAFDNGHVALVCGDVMGHGLSSAVFTTELKHILRAYTREHEQPSRILQQMNAYVSQSNRLFLEGVNTEGGDMPVCLSLAIIDQRTGVGAVSVAAMEWPLLIRTNGEAEVLKASGTPLGINMGPKSHFDQVDFQLGVGDTLLMSTDGITEARHGKEFLGDDGLTELAVKHRGAALKSMGQKILNGAIDFAHGELRDDACLVLVRKT is encoded by the coding sequence ATGAAACGCGCCGATTTACTCCGTCAGGACGCCGTCGCTTACATCCACAATATGGGCGACACGATTCGCAATGCTTTGTTAGTCCTCGATACGGACCTTCGAGTTTTGGCTGCGAATGCTCTTTTCTATGATACTTTCCGCATAGAAGCAAATGAGATCAAGGATCAACTCTTTGCCGAACTGAGCAATGGTCAGTGGGATATTCCAGAACTCCTCGCTCTTCTCGCCGACGTTGCTCCGAAAATGCTCACATTTGATGATTTTGAAGTTACTCGTGATTTTCTACAAATCGGGAATCGAGTGATGCGCATCAATGCGCGCGAACTCATTGGGCGTGACAGCCATGCGGCGCTTATCGTCCTGTCCATTGATGATGTTACCGATCAGAAGCGCGCAACACAGTCGCTAATTGTCTCGGAATTGCGATATCGTCGGTTGTTCGAAACAGCTCGCGACGGCATCCTGATTCTTAGCAGTAAGCATGGAAAGATCACGGATGCGAATCCATATATGACTGAGCTTCTGGGGTACTCCCAAGGTGAACTTTTAGGCAAGGAGCTTTGGGAAATTGGCCTTATGAAAGATGAATGGGCCAGTCGCGATGCTTTTCAGCTCTTAAAGGAAAAAGGCTATATTCGCTACGAGGACTTGCCGCTCGAAAGCGAAGGGGCTAACAAGCGAGAAGTGGAGTTTGTCAGCAACCTGTATCAGGAAGGCGATAATATTGTCATTCAATGCAATATCCGCGATATCACCGAGCGAAAGCAACTGGAAGCCAAGCTCGCCGCAGCACATCGTAGGGACAAGAAAATCGCCACGGACTTGCAGCGCACGATCCTCTTCCAGCCAAATGAAGACGCCTTCCCTGGTTTGACTGTTCATACTGTGTATTCCACAGCCTCCGACGAAGCACTCGTGGGAGGAGATTTTTGGGACACATTTGCCTTTGACAACGGACATGTGGCGCTGGTCTGCGGTGACGTGATGGGCCATGGGCTTTCATCCGCCGTCTTTACCACGGAACTCAAGCATATACTCAGGGCCTACACGCGAGAGCATGAGCAGCCATCGCGCATTTTACAGCAGATGAATGCATATGTCTCCCAGAGCAATCGATTGTTTTTGGAAGGCGTAAATACGGAAGGTGGAGATATGCCCGTATGTTTGTCGCTGGCGATCATTGATCAACGAACGGGGGTGGGAGCCGTTTCGGTGGCGGCGATGGAATGGCCGCTTTTGATCCGCACTAACGGCGAGGCTGAGGTTTTGAAGGCGTCGGGGACGCCGCTCGGAATTAATATGGGGCCGAAGAGTCATTTCGATCAGGTTGATTTCCAACTCGGGGTTGGAGATACGCTGTTGATGAGCACGGATGGGATCACGGAAGCGCGGCATGGCAAGGAGTTTCTTGGAGACGATGGCTTGACGGAGCTGGCGGTCAAGCATCGCGGGGCAGCGCTGAAATCCATGGGACAGAAAATCCTGAACGGCGCCATCGATTTTGCTCACGGTGAATTGCGGGATGACGCCTGCTTAGTGCTCGTGCGCAAAACGTGA
- a CDS encoding PAS domain S-box protein, translating to MALNENGRVNSLRIPLSHIDSAKPFTDDITHLARYTCQMPIAVVSFSVPDGHWLTDCSGVLSEKVGDAKTLFVETARHHDLFVIEDLRRDLPSGQRHSLVASPIRFYAGVALVTASGDCIGILAVMDTKLRLDFSPDQADALRRLAMQTTRYFEALSRNGDHGGASSDMTTERALAESEARLRRLTDAAFEGVSVWQDGLLVEASPAFAKMFGYDGPDNVLGMKAAPFIAPQSYALVADKMATNYEHPYEAVLLRSDGSEFDAELRGHSIELNGRHARVTAVRDITERRMMEAKLRESQRFAESIADNSANVIFVFDLDTHTNIYSNRDVAEFLGYSAEQVREMGAALLPSIIHPEDLPRLLDHFEDFAGLSDSEVLEFEYRVLHVSGTWRWVCNREVVFERHPDGRPSRILGNVQDINKIKEMESQLKLNSDQLVKREASLRALLQSAPVILYAADVNGRVVLSEGMGLSALGLKPGEVIGRSVFDFMDGDSQLEEYAQRALAGEAVSYDANVYDLSLHTELQPIRDIHGSLTGMIGVCYDVTERKRAEQEIKDFACVLQYQKEALEQATLDLERQNEELSRARDEAQSATRAKSSFLASMSHEIRTPMNGVLGMTELLLETDLTDEQRDYAETVQSSGRSLLTLLNDILDFSKIEAGKLEFERIPVDLGQTVEEVINLMAGGARTKGIAIKYAIDPEAQIDLVGDPGRLRQILSNLISNAVKFTEHGGVTVRVRLASLSDEDVLVHFSVADTGIGIGVEAGQRLFQSFSQADSSTTRRFGGSGLGLVICKQLSEIMGGEIGVQSAPGKGSTFWFTARLSRQKKVSCRKSTAIRHDQHRSPELPSDARVIANGDHASIDEFAPRSICILLAEDNPVNQKVARRLLEKRGHRVDTAANGLEALNMLSQTSYDIVLMDCQMPELDGWETTREIRRREKAKASIVQMPIIALTAGAMAEDRIECFEAGMDGFLTKPFKSEDLFAALSQHLECLRPAA from the coding sequence ATGGCGTTAAATGAGAACGGAAGAGTAAATAGCTTGCGCATACCATTGAGCCACATCGATAGCGCGAAGCCATTCACGGACGACATCACGCATTTGGCGCGTTACACGTGCCAAATGCCCATCGCGGTGGTGTCTTTTTCAGTGCCGGATGGGCATTGGCTCACGGATTGCTCAGGGGTGCTCAGCGAGAAAGTTGGCGACGCAAAGACATTATTCGTTGAGACGGCGCGTCATCACGACCTATTTGTGATCGAGGACTTACGCCGCGACCTTCCGTCAGGACAACGCCACTCGCTTGTCGCCAGCCCGATTCGGTTCTATGCTGGCGTCGCGCTTGTGACGGCGTCAGGCGATTGCATCGGGATTCTCGCGGTAATGGACACCAAGCTAAGGCTCGATTTCAGCCCCGATCAGGCAGATGCGCTTCGGCGTCTCGCAATGCAAACGACGCGATATTTTGAGGCGCTTAGCCGCAACGGCGATCACGGAGGCGCCTCATCAGATATGACGACCGAGCGCGCTCTCGCCGAAAGCGAAGCACGTCTCCGGCGCCTCACGGACGCGGCGTTTGAAGGCGTGTCCGTTTGGCAGGATGGGCTCCTCGTGGAGGCTAGTCCTGCATTCGCCAAAATGTTCGGATACGATGGGCCTGATAATGTTCTCGGCATGAAAGCAGCCCCCTTTATTGCGCCACAATCATACGCTCTTGTCGCAGATAAAATGGCCACGAACTATGAACACCCGTACGAAGCGGTGCTACTGCGGTCCGACGGCTCGGAGTTTGACGCGGAGCTTCGGGGCCACTCCATTGAGCTTAACGGGCGTCACGCGCGGGTAACCGCAGTACGAGATATCACAGAACGCCGAATGATGGAAGCGAAGCTGCGGGAAAGCCAGCGGTTCGCCGAGAGCATCGCCGACAACTCCGCAAATGTGATCTTCGTGTTTGACCTCGATACGCACACGAACATCTACTCTAACCGCGACGTCGCGGAGTTCCTCGGCTACTCCGCCGAGCAAGTAAGAGAAATGGGAGCTGCCTTGCTGCCGTCGATCATCCACCCCGAGGATCTTCCCCGTCTGCTGGATCACTTTGAAGATTTCGCAGGACTTTCCGACAGCGAAGTGCTGGAGTTCGAGTACCGTGTTCTCCACGTCAGCGGAACATGGCGCTGGGTATGTAACCGCGAAGTCGTTTTTGAACGTCATCCAGATGGCAGACCATCGCGCATCTTGGGGAATGTTCAGGACATCAACAAGATCAAAGAGATGGAGTCCCAGTTGAAGCTTAACTCCGACCAGCTTGTCAAACGGGAGGCCTCACTCCGCGCATTGCTGCAAAGCGCCCCGGTGATCCTCTACGCCGCCGACGTGAATGGAAGGGTAGTGTTATCCGAAGGAATGGGTTTGTCGGCGCTGGGTCTCAAGCCAGGCGAAGTGATCGGACGATCCGTGTTCGATTTTATGGATGGCGACAGCCAGCTCGAGGAATACGCACAAAGAGCGCTTGCAGGAGAAGCCGTATCTTACGACGCCAATGTTTACGATCTATCTCTCCACACTGAGTTACAGCCCATACGCGATATCCACGGCAGTCTCACGGGGATGATTGGCGTGTGCTACGATGTCACCGAGCGCAAGCGGGCGGAGCAGGAGATAAAGGATTTCGCTTGTGTGCTGCAGTACCAAAAAGAGGCTCTGGAACAAGCGACCCTTGACTTGGAGCGACAGAACGAGGAATTGTCCCGAGCTCGTGACGAGGCTCAGTCAGCGACGAGAGCAAAGTCGTCGTTTCTGGCCAGCATGAGCCATGAGATCAGAACCCCCATGAACGGCGTCCTCGGCATGACGGAGCTTCTGCTCGAAACCGATCTTACGGACGAGCAGCGCGACTATGCGGAAACCGTCCAGTCATCCGGCCGCTCGCTATTGACGCTTCTCAATGACATCCTTGACTTTTCGAAGATCGAAGCGGGAAAACTGGAGTTTGAACGTATACCGGTAGACTTAGGGCAGACCGTCGAGGAAGTCATCAACCTGATGGCCGGCGGCGCACGAACAAAAGGAATCGCCATCAAATACGCGATCGATCCAGAAGCACAGATTGATCTGGTAGGCGACCCAGGTCGTCTGCGCCAGATACTCAGCAATCTCATCAGCAACGCAGTCAAGTTCACGGAACATGGAGGCGTCACCGTGCGCGTGCGGCTCGCAAGCCTCAGCGATGAAGATGTGCTGGTCCATTTCAGCGTTGCCGACACCGGGATAGGTATCGGCGTCGAGGCGGGCCAACGCCTATTCCAGTCGTTCTCTCAAGCCGACTCTTCCACCACGCGCCGTTTTGGAGGGTCGGGCCTTGGTCTCGTCATCTGCAAGCAACTGTCTGAGATCATGGGCGGCGAAATCGGCGTGCAGAGCGCACCCGGGAAAGGAAGCACGTTCTGGTTTACCGCTCGGCTTTCGCGCCAAAAGAAAGTTAGCTGCCGCAAGTCAACCGCCATCCGGCATGATCAGCACAGGAGCCCGGAGTTACCATCTGATGCTCGCGTGATCGCAAATGGCGATCACGCGAGCATCGACGAGTTCGCGCCGCGCAGCATCTGCATTTTGCTCGCGGAAGACAATCCCGTCAACCAGAAAGTCGCGAGGCGACTGCTGGAGAAGCGAGGACATCGGGTGGACACTGCCGCCAACGGGCTGGAGGCGCTTAACATGCTCAGCCAAACTTCTTACGACATTGTTCTGATGGATTGTCAGATGCCGGAACTCGATGGATGGGAAACAACACGTGAAATCCGCAGGCGCGAGAAGGCTAAGGCGTCTATAGTGCAAATGCCGATCATCGCGCTAACAGCGGGGGCCATGGCGGAGGACCGGATCGAATGTTTCGAGGCGGGGATGGATGGTTTCCTGACAAAGCCATTCAAATCTGAAGATCTATTCGCAGCCTTAAGCCAACATCTTGAGTGTCTGCGCCCAGCCGCTTGA
- a CDS encoding sensor domain-containing diguanylate cyclase/phosphohydrolase codes for MSQQTSRFSEPKEGSHLGPLKTEDQLFPERLNFLNKDCARLPRDQFEGTRPNDQMRARLRATAVLQNAFVLTDPNLPDHPIVYANAAFLELTGYSSEEVIGFNCRFLQGPKTDLVEVGKLRQAIQEERSIQTTLLNYRKDGSTFWNELTIAPVRDEAGTLTNFVAVQTDVTRHKAVEEALRANERRLGLALMCGQFGTWSYHESVGHTQAPSDQMKALLGLPPDAPLSSEAFFAAVHPDDLERLLSAGNEALATRQTTHVEFRVVCPNGNIRWLENHISVDDLEIDGIRGLFGVAQDITERKNQEAEREAALMRALEQADHDPLTELWNHRAFHRMFQNKIENLPSKGATLTVAILDLDNFKFFNTAYGHAVGDEVLRKIAQRLLEFCGPEHIAARFGGDEFAVLFSSAHEPEAQSLAERLRSHLAGMTYQVCMQEIAIPLTLSIGMALINDINQDRHEALRLADERLRRAKTGGDTDSQADQLRQLILGTVQGFSMVDALVTAVDNKDRYTCKHSEDVMTYSLMIAREFGLAEDELHTIAIAALLHDVGKIGVPDAVLRKPGRLTEEEFAAIKQHPMMGVAIVGAVPELSATMDAVRHHHERWDGAGYPSGLVGVNIPLIARIMAVADAFSAMTTDRPYRKGMAPQKAIAILSEGAGSQWDARCVFAFIRAQRNGDVGSTTQ; via the coding sequence TTGAGCCAACAGACATCTCGTTTCTCGGAGCCAAAAGAGGGGTCGCATCTCGGCCCTCTTAAAACAGAAGACCAGCTCTTTCCAGAGCGTCTTAACTTCCTTAATAAAGACTGCGCGCGCTTGCCACGTGATCAATTCGAAGGTACGCGCCCGAACGACCAGATGCGAGCGCGCCTTCGAGCTACGGCGGTGCTACAAAACGCCTTTGTGCTGACCGACCCGAACCTGCCGGACCATCCCATAGTTTACGCCAACGCCGCATTCCTTGAACTCACGGGGTATTCGAGCGAGGAAGTCATCGGCTTCAATTGTCGGTTTCTTCAGGGGCCCAAAACCGATCTCGTTGAGGTGGGTAAGCTGAGGCAGGCGATCCAGGAAGAGCGCTCTATTCAAACGACGCTACTTAACTACCGAAAAGACGGCTCCACGTTCTGGAACGAGCTGACGATTGCCCCCGTACGCGACGAGGCGGGGACGCTGACGAATTTTGTAGCGGTGCAAACCGACGTGACCCGACATAAAGCGGTGGAAGAAGCGTTGCGCGCCAATGAGCGTCGCCTAGGGCTTGCCCTCATGTGCGGACAATTCGGCACCTGGAGCTATCATGAGTCCGTAGGTCATACGCAGGCTCCGTCGGATCAGATGAAGGCGCTGCTCGGCTTGCCTCCAGATGCTCCTCTGAGCTCGGAAGCATTCTTTGCGGCTGTTCATCCCGATGATTTGGAACGTCTGCTCAGCGCAGGGAACGAAGCCTTAGCCACTCGGCAGACAACCCATGTGGAGTTCCGTGTGGTTTGCCCCAACGGCAATATCCGCTGGCTGGAAAACCACATCAGCGTGGATGACCTGGAGATCGACGGGATACGAGGTTTATTCGGTGTCGCACAAGACATCACGGAACGCAAAAACCAAGAAGCTGAGCGCGAAGCAGCCCTGATGAGAGCACTGGAGCAAGCGGATCACGATCCACTGACAGAACTCTGGAATCATCGCGCCTTCCACCGTATGTTTCAGAACAAAATCGAAAACCTGCCAAGCAAAGGCGCGACGTTAACTGTCGCGATCCTCGACTTGGACAATTTCAAGTTCTTCAATACGGCCTACGGGCACGCCGTGGGCGACGAAGTGTTACGAAAAATCGCCCAGAGATTGCTGGAATTTTGCGGGCCAGAGCACATCGCGGCTCGCTTCGGCGGGGACGAATTTGCGGTTCTGTTTTCCAGCGCCCACGAGCCCGAAGCGCAAAGTTTAGCAGAGCGACTACGTTCCCACCTTGCTGGAATGACTTATCAAGTATGCATGCAGGAAATCGCGATCCCCTTGACCCTTTCCATTGGGATGGCGCTGATTAACGATATCAATCAGGACCGACATGAAGCTCTTCGGTTGGCCGACGAAAGGCTTCGCCGAGCGAAAACGGGCGGCGATACGGACTCACAAGCCGATCAGTTGCGACAATTGATCCTGGGAACGGTTCAAGGGTTTTCCATGGTGGATGCGCTTGTGACCGCAGTGGACAACAAAGACCGCTACACTTGCAAGCATTCTGAGGATGTCATGACTTACAGCCTGATGATTGCTCGTGAGTTTGGTTTGGCGGAGGACGAATTGCACACCATTGCTATTGCCGCACTTCTTCATGATGTCGGCAAGATCGGCGTCCCCGATGCTGTTCTTCGCAAGCCTGGGCGCTTAACGGAAGAAGAGTTCGCGGCAATCAAGCAGCATCCCATGATGGGCGTGGCGATCGTGGGCGCAGTTCCCGAGCTCTCAGCGACCATGGATGCGGTTCGCCATCACCACGAGCGCTGGGACGGCGCAGGCTATCCCAGTGGTTTGGTCGGTGTAAACATCCCCTTGATCGCGCGTATCATGGCGGTTGCGGACGCTTTCAGTGCGATGACTACGGATCGTCCATATCGCAAAGGTATGGCTCCACAAAAAGCAATCGCGATTTTGAGCGAAGGAGCAGGATCGCAGTGGGACGCTCGGTGTGTCTTCGCGTTCATTCGTGCTCAACGTAACGGAGACGTAGGCTCGACTACCCAATGA